From Hydra vulgaris chromosome 15, alternate assembly HydraT2T_AEP, one genomic window encodes:
- the LOC136091896 gene encoding uncharacterized protein LOC136091896, producing MHGLKYTKRKNAPKTTEKQEIKQKKNLLKLSKTFFKPSNEFEIIMDDESYFCVNGANCSQNSGYYTKDSSQTDPDIKFNFKKKFDEKVLVWIAITRFGHSSPYFAVKNCALDAKTYSKECITKRLLPFINSKHQNMKILFWSDGARCHYAKHTLETYNTLGINFVDAKDNPPNVPQLRLIENFWAHLKAKVYGNEFTAKNLDHVKNRIRLKLKEFDPDYFFNLMDSVKTKVRKAADLGPLSVIK from the coding sequence ATGCATGGACTAAAGTAtaccaaaagaaaaaatgcaccaaaaacaacagaaaagcaagaaattaaacaaaaaaaaaacttattaaaactttcaaaaacttttttcaagccATCAAATGAGTTTGAAATCATCATGGACGATGAATCTTATTTCTGTGTAAATGGTGCAAATTGTTCACAAAACTCTGGCTACTATACAAAGGATAGTTCTCAAACTGATCCTGACATTAAattcaacttcaaaaaaaagtttgacgaGAAAGTTCTCGTTTGGATTGCAATCACTCGTTTTGGTCATTCATCGCcttattttgctgtaaaaaactgTGCACTGGATGCAAAAACTTATTCTAAAGAATGTATTACAAAAAGACTTCTTCCATTTATAAATTCCAAGCatcaaaacatgaaaattttattttggtctGACGGAGCGAGATGTCATTATGCAAAACACACATTAGAAACTTACAACACTTTAGGCATTAACTTTGTCGACGCTAAAGATAACCCCCCAAATGTACCGCAGTTAAGgctaattgaaaatttttgggcacatttaaaagcaaaagtttATGGAAATGAATTTACTGCGAAAAATCTTGACCACGTTAAGAATAGAATTCGATTAAAGTTGAAAGAGTTTGATCCAGACTACTTTTTCAACCTAATGGATTCAGTCAAAACTAAAGTTCGAAAAGCCGCTGATTTAGGACCACTTTcggttataaaatag